One genomic segment of Anaeromyxobacter diazotrophicus includes these proteins:
- the ppdK gene encoding pyruvate, phosphate dikinase: protein MAAVKRIYSFGGGKAEGNRDMKDLLGGKGAGVAEMSNIGLLVPPGFTITTDVCVAFYKGGKKLPKDVLPGVEAALRKVEALTGKGFGSADDPLLVSVRSGARVSMPGMMDTVLNLGLNDRTVVGLAKRSQNERFAWDSYRRFCAMFGDVVLGMKPERKEDRDPFEVILERKKRAHGAKLDAELPVSALKELVVEFKAEVKRRKGIDFPDDPMQQLVAGIEAVFRSWDNERAIAYRRLNAIPAEWGTAVTVQAMVFGNMGEDSGTGVAFTRNPADGRNEFYGEFLVNAQGEDVVAGIRTPQKISELAARFPEIARQLEDARAKLERHYRDMQDIEFTIERGRLYLLQTRSGKRTGLAAVRIAVEMADARLISREEAVLRVDPAALNHLLRPIFDDAARLRAVDEGRLLARGLPAGPGAAAGRVVFFAEDAEAWKARGEQVVLARHETSPEDIRGMNAAQGFLTAFGGMTSHAALVARQMGKVAIVGCEALSFDYHARTMTVATARGPKVLREGDWISIDGTAGEVIEGSLATTPSEVMQVLIEKTREPSSAPVYQQFAKLLGWADRARRLKVRANADQPDQATVSVAFGAQGIGLCRTEHMFFGEGKIGPMREMIVAETLAERRAALAKLLPLQREDFAGIFRAMGGRPVTIRTIDPPLHEFLPQDPDGITELARATGKSEVHVRARIDELHEANPMLGHRGCRLGISYPEITEMQARAIFEAACEVAAEGLEVQPEVMIPLVGAKKELEHQAARVRAVAEAVFAERGARVRYTVGTMIEVPRGAVCAGPIAEVADFFSFGTNDLTQTTFGISRDDVGTVLQSYLENGIYEVDPFVTIDREGVGELMRLAVERGRRTKPNLKIGICGEHGGDPSSVEFCHQLGLDYVSCSPYRLPIARLAAAQAALREQAAAHPVKPARPAKANGRGGEKARATNRALAVPGVKPAKEPRKKRTRARPQARA from the coding sequence ATGGCCGCAGTGAAGCGCATCTACTCCTTCGGCGGGGGGAAGGCCGAGGGCAATCGCGACATGAAGGACCTGCTCGGCGGGAAGGGCGCCGGCGTCGCGGAGATGTCGAACATCGGGCTGCTCGTCCCGCCCGGCTTCACCATCACCACCGACGTCTGCGTGGCCTTCTACAAGGGGGGGAAGAAGCTCCCCAAGGACGTGCTCCCGGGCGTCGAGGCGGCGCTGCGCAAGGTGGAGGCGCTCACCGGCAAGGGGTTCGGTAGCGCCGACGACCCGCTGCTGGTCTCGGTCCGCTCCGGCGCGCGCGTCTCGATGCCGGGCATGATGGACACGGTCCTCAACCTCGGGCTCAACGACCGCACGGTGGTGGGGCTCGCGAAGCGCAGCCAGAACGAGCGCTTCGCCTGGGACAGCTACCGCCGCTTCTGCGCCATGTTCGGGGACGTGGTGCTGGGCATGAAGCCGGAGCGCAAGGAGGACCGCGACCCGTTCGAGGTGATCCTGGAGCGGAAGAAGCGCGCCCACGGCGCGAAGCTCGACGCCGAGCTGCCGGTGTCCGCCCTGAAGGAGCTGGTGGTCGAGTTCAAGGCCGAGGTGAAGCGCCGCAAGGGGATCGACTTCCCGGACGACCCCATGCAGCAGCTCGTGGCCGGCATCGAGGCGGTGTTCCGCTCCTGGGACAACGAGCGCGCCATCGCCTACCGGCGGCTCAACGCCATCCCCGCCGAGTGGGGCACCGCCGTCACCGTCCAGGCGATGGTGTTCGGCAACATGGGCGAGGACTCCGGCACTGGCGTGGCCTTCACCCGCAACCCGGCCGACGGCCGCAACGAGTTCTACGGCGAGTTCCTCGTCAACGCGCAGGGCGAGGACGTGGTGGCGGGCATCCGGACCCCGCAGAAGATCTCCGAGCTGGCGGCGCGCTTCCCCGAGATCGCGCGCCAGCTCGAGGACGCGCGCGCCAAGCTCGAGCGCCACTACCGCGACATGCAGGACATCGAGTTCACCATCGAGCGCGGGCGGCTCTACCTCCTGCAGACGCGGTCGGGGAAGCGCACCGGCCTCGCCGCGGTGCGCATCGCGGTGGAGATGGCGGACGCGCGGCTCATCTCGCGCGAGGAGGCGGTGCTGCGGGTCGACCCGGCGGCGCTCAACCACCTGCTCCGGCCCATCTTCGACGACGCCGCGCGGCTCCGCGCCGTGGACGAGGGGCGGCTGCTCGCCCGCGGGCTGCCGGCCGGACCGGGCGCCGCCGCCGGCCGGGTGGTCTTCTTCGCCGAGGACGCCGAGGCGTGGAAGGCGCGGGGCGAGCAGGTGGTGCTGGCGCGCCACGAGACGAGCCCCGAGGACATCCGCGGCATGAACGCGGCCCAGGGCTTCCTCACCGCCTTCGGCGGGATGACCTCGCACGCGGCGCTCGTGGCGCGGCAGATGGGCAAGGTCGCCATCGTCGGCTGCGAGGCGCTCAGCTTCGACTACCACGCGCGCACCATGACCGTCGCCACCGCGCGCGGCCCGAAGGTGCTGCGCGAGGGCGACTGGATCTCGATCGATGGGACCGCCGGCGAGGTCATCGAGGGCTCGCTCGCGACCACGCCCTCCGAGGTGATGCAGGTCCTCATCGAGAAGACCCGCGAGCCGTCCTCGGCGCCGGTGTACCAGCAGTTCGCGAAGCTGCTCGGCTGGGCCGACAGGGCGCGCCGCCTCAAGGTGCGCGCCAACGCCGACCAGCCCGACCAGGCCACCGTCTCGGTGGCGTTCGGCGCGCAGGGCATCGGCCTCTGCCGCACCGAGCACATGTTCTTCGGCGAGGGGAAGATCGGCCCCATGCGCGAGATGATCGTGGCCGAGACGCTGGCCGAGCGGCGCGCCGCCCTGGCGAAGCTCCTGCCGCTCCAGCGCGAGGACTTCGCCGGGATCTTCCGCGCCATGGGCGGCCGGCCGGTCACCATCCGCACCATCGACCCGCCGCTGCACGAGTTCCTGCCGCAGGACCCGGACGGCATCACCGAGCTGGCGCGCGCCACCGGCAAGTCCGAGGTGCACGTGCGCGCCCGCATCGACGAGCTGCACGAGGCGAACCCCATGCTCGGCCACCGCGGCTGCCGGCTCGGCATCTCCTACCCGGAGATCACCGAGATGCAGGCGCGCGCCATCTTCGAGGCGGCCTGCGAGGTGGCGGCCGAGGGGCTCGAGGTCCAGCCGGAGGTCATGATCCCGCTCGTCGGCGCCAAGAAGGAGCTGGAGCACCAGGCGGCGCGGGTGCGGGCGGTGGCCGAGGCGGTCTTCGCCGAGCGCGGGGCGCGGGTGAGGTACACGGTCGGCACCATGATCGAGGTGCCGCGCGGCGCGGTCTGCGCTGGCCCGATCGCCGAGGTGGCCGACTTCTTCTCGTTCGGCACGAACGACCTGACCCAGACCACCTTCGGCATCTCGCGCGACGACGTGGGGACGGTGCTGCAGAGCTACCTCGAGAACGGCATCTACGAGGTGGACCCGTTCGTCACCATCGACCGCGAGGGGGTCGGCGAGCTCATGCGCCTCGCGGTCGAGCGCGGCCGCCGGACCAAGCCAAACCTCAAGATCGGCATCTGCGGCGAGCACGGCGGCGACCCCAGCTCGGTCGAGTTCTGCCACCAGCTCGGGCTCGACTACGTCTCCTGCTCGCCGTACCGGCTCCCCATCGCGCGCCTGGCGGCGGCGCAGGCCGCGCTGCGCGAGCAGGCGGCGGCCCACCCGGTGAAGCCGGCGCGCCCGGCCAAGGCGAACGGCCGCGGCGGCGAAAAGGCGCGCGCCACCAACCGCGCCCTGGCGGTGCCCGGGGTGAAGCCCGCCAAGGAGCCGCGCAAGAAGCGGACGCGGGCGCGGCCGCAGGCGCGGGCCTGA